A genomic region of Saccopteryx bilineata isolate mSacBil1 chromosome 1, mSacBil1_pri_phased_curated, whole genome shotgun sequence contains the following coding sequences:
- the TTC36 gene encoding tetratricopeptide repeat protein 36: MGTLNDQAVLQAIFNPNTPFGDVGLDLGEKAEKEVDDDGLFPQAQLEQSKALELQGVIAAEAGDLSTALERFGQAIQLLPKRASAYNNRAQARRLQGDVAGALEDLERAVALSGGQGRAARQAFVQRGLLARLQGRDDDARRDFEQAARLGSPFARRQLVLLNPYAALCNRMLADVMAQLRGPSEGR; this comes from the exons ATGGGGACTCTAAACGATCAGGCAGTGTTACAGGCCATCTTCAACCCTAACACCCCGTTTGGAGATGTTGGGTTGGACCTGGGAGAGAAAGCTGAGAAAGAAGTAGATGACG ATGGACTTTTCCCTCAAGCACAGTTGGAGCAGTCCAAAGCCCTGGAGCTGCAGGGGGTGATAGCAGCcgaggctggtgacctcagcacagCCCTCGAGAGGTTTGGCCAAGCCATCCAACTGCTGCCTAAGAGGGCATCAGCCTACAACAACCGAGCCCAGGCCCGGCGACTCCAAGGAGATGTGGCAG GAGCCCTGGAGGACCTGGAGCGCGCCGTGGCGCTGAGCGGCGGCCAGGGCCGCGCAGCCCGCCAGGCCTTCGTGCAGCGCGGGCTCCTCGCGCGGCTGCAGGGCCGAGACGACGACGCCCGCAGGGACTTCGAGCAGGCAGCGCGACTGGGCAGCCCCTTCGCGCGCCGTCAGCTGGTGTTGCTCAACCCGTACGCCGCGCTGTGCAACCGCATGCTAGCCGACGTGATGGCGCAGCTGCGCGGCCCAAGCGAGGGACGCTGA
- the TMEM25 gene encoding transmembrane protein 25 isoform X2: protein MALPGRAPVLPHTLLLLPALLSSGWGELAPQIDGQAWAERVLRENERHPFTCRVAGGPGIPQLAWYLDGQLQEASTSRLLSVGGEAFSGGTSTFTVTAHRAQHELNCSLQDLSSSQSANASVILNVQFKPEIAQVGAKYQEAQGQGLLVVLFALVRANPPASVTWINQDGPVTVNTSDFLVLDAQNYRWLTNHTVQLQLRNLAHNISLVATNDVGVTSASLPAQGLLATQVEVPVLGIIVAGGLSLGTLVAFSTLVACLVCRKEKKTKGPSRRPSLLSSDSNNLKLNNVRLPRENMSLPSNLQLNDLTPDYRGKPADRQMAWNNRRPELDSETGGLLTSQGFIRLPMLSYIYRVSSVSSDEIWL from the exons ATGGCACTGCCTGGGCGCGCACCTGTTCTCCCGCACACACTGCTGCTCCTGCCAGCCCTCCTGAGCTCAG GTTGGGGGGAGTTGGCGCCACAAATCGATGGCCAGGCCTGGGCTGAGCGGGTACTTCGGGAGAATGAACGCCACCCCTTCACCTGCCGAGTGGCAGGGGGTCCTGGCATTCCCCAATTGGCCTGGTACCTGGATGGACAGCTGCAGGAGGCCAGCACCTCAAGACTGCTGAGTGTGGGCGGGGAGGCCTTTTCTGGAGGCACCAGCACCTTCACTGTCACTGCCCATCGGGCCCAGCATGAGCTCAACTGTTCCCTGCAGGACCTCAGCAGTAGCCAGTCAGCCAACGCCTCTGTCATCCTCAATGTGCAAT TTAAGCCGGAGATTGCCCAGGTCGGGGCCAAGTACCAAGAAGCTCAGGGCCAGGGCCTCCTCGTAGTTCTTTTTGCCTTGGTGCGTGCCAACCCACCTGCCAGTGTGACCTGGATCAATCAGGACGGGCCAGTGACTGTCAACACCTCAGACTTCCTGGTGCTGGATGCCCAGAATTACCGCTGGCTCACCAACCACACTGTGCAGCTGCAGCTTCGCAACCTGGCACACAACATCTCTCTGGTGGCCACCAATGACGTTGGTGTCACCAGTGCCTCGCTTCCAGCCCAAG GACTCCTGGCCACTCAGGTAGAAGTGCCAGTGCTGGGCATCATTGTGGCTGGAGGGCTATCCCTGGGCACCCTGGTGGCATTCAGCACTTTGGTGGCCTGCCTGGTAtgcaggaaagagaagaaaaccaaaG GCCCCTCCCGGCGCCCATCTCTGCTCTCTAG TGACTCCAACAACCTGAAACTCAACAATGTGCGTCTGCCACGGGAGAACATGTCCCTCCCGTCCAACCTTCAGCTCAACGACCTCACTCCAGATTACAGAG GGAAACCAGCAGACCGGCAGATGGCTTGGAACAACCGCAGGCCAGAGCTGGATTCAGAGACTGGCGGCCTCCTTACCAGCCAAG GTTTCATCCGACTCCCAATGCTGAGCTACATCTATCGAGTGTCCAGTGTGAGCAGTGATGAGATCTGGCTCTGA
- the TMEM25 gene encoding transmembrane protein 25 isoform X1 has product MALPGRAPVLPHTLLLLPALLSSGWGELAPQIDGQAWAERVLRENERHPFTCRVAGGPGIPQLAWYLDGQLQEASTSRLLSVGGEAFSGGTSTFTVTAHRAQHELNCSLQDLSSSQSANASVILNVQFKPEIAQVGAKYQEAQGQGLLVVLFALVRANPPASVTWINQDGPVTVNTSDFLVLDAQNYRWLTNHTVQLQLRNLAHNISLVATNDVGVTSASLPAQGLLATQVEVPVLGIIVAGGLSLGTLVAFSTLVACLVCRKEKKTKGPSRRPSLLSSDSNNLKLNNVRLPRENMSLPSNLQLNDLTPDYRAGKPADRQMAWNNRRPELDSETGGLLTSQGFIRLPMLSYIYRVSSVSSDEIWL; this is encoded by the exons ATGGCACTGCCTGGGCGCGCACCTGTTCTCCCGCACACACTGCTGCTCCTGCCAGCCCTCCTGAGCTCAG GTTGGGGGGAGTTGGCGCCACAAATCGATGGCCAGGCCTGGGCTGAGCGGGTACTTCGGGAGAATGAACGCCACCCCTTCACCTGCCGAGTGGCAGGGGGTCCTGGCATTCCCCAATTGGCCTGGTACCTGGATGGACAGCTGCAGGAGGCCAGCACCTCAAGACTGCTGAGTGTGGGCGGGGAGGCCTTTTCTGGAGGCACCAGCACCTTCACTGTCACTGCCCATCGGGCCCAGCATGAGCTCAACTGTTCCCTGCAGGACCTCAGCAGTAGCCAGTCAGCCAACGCCTCTGTCATCCTCAATGTGCAAT TTAAGCCGGAGATTGCCCAGGTCGGGGCCAAGTACCAAGAAGCTCAGGGCCAGGGCCTCCTCGTAGTTCTTTTTGCCTTGGTGCGTGCCAACCCACCTGCCAGTGTGACCTGGATCAATCAGGACGGGCCAGTGACTGTCAACACCTCAGACTTCCTGGTGCTGGATGCCCAGAATTACCGCTGGCTCACCAACCACACTGTGCAGCTGCAGCTTCGCAACCTGGCACACAACATCTCTCTGGTGGCCACCAATGACGTTGGTGTCACCAGTGCCTCGCTTCCAGCCCAAG GACTCCTGGCCACTCAGGTAGAAGTGCCAGTGCTGGGCATCATTGTGGCTGGAGGGCTATCCCTGGGCACCCTGGTGGCATTCAGCACTTTGGTGGCCTGCCTGGTAtgcaggaaagagaagaaaaccaaaG GCCCCTCCCGGCGCCCATCTCTGCTCTCTAG TGACTCCAACAACCTGAAACTCAACAATGTGCGTCTGCCACGGGAGAACATGTCCCTCCCGTCCAACCTTCAGCTCAACGACCTCACTCCAGATTACAGAG CAGGGAAACCAGCAGACCGGCAGATGGCTTGGAACAACCGCAGGCCAGAGCTGGATTCAGAGACTGGCGGCCTCCTTACCAGCCAAG GTTTCATCCGACTCCCAATGCTGAGCTACATCTATCGAGTGTCCAGTGTGAGCAGTGATGAGATCTGGCTCTGA
- the TMEM25 gene encoding transmembrane protein 25 isoform X5: MALPGRAPVLPHTLLLLPALLSSGWGELAPQIDGQAWAERVLRENERHPFTCRVAGGPGIPQLAWYLDGQLQEASTSRLLSVGGEAFSGGTSTFTVTAHRAQHELNCSLQDLSSSQSANASVILNVQFKPEIAQVGAKYQEAQGQGLLVVLFALVRANPPASVTWINQDGPVTVNTSDFLVLDAQNYRWLTNHTVQLQLRNLAHNISLVATNDVGVTSASLPAQGPSRRPSLLSSDSNNLKLNNVRLPRENMSLPSNLQLNDLTPDYRAGKPADRQMAWNNRRPELDSETGGLLTSQGFIRLPMLSYIYRVSSVSSDEIWL, encoded by the exons ATGGCACTGCCTGGGCGCGCACCTGTTCTCCCGCACACACTGCTGCTCCTGCCAGCCCTCCTGAGCTCAG GTTGGGGGGAGTTGGCGCCACAAATCGATGGCCAGGCCTGGGCTGAGCGGGTACTTCGGGAGAATGAACGCCACCCCTTCACCTGCCGAGTGGCAGGGGGTCCTGGCATTCCCCAATTGGCCTGGTACCTGGATGGACAGCTGCAGGAGGCCAGCACCTCAAGACTGCTGAGTGTGGGCGGGGAGGCCTTTTCTGGAGGCACCAGCACCTTCACTGTCACTGCCCATCGGGCCCAGCATGAGCTCAACTGTTCCCTGCAGGACCTCAGCAGTAGCCAGTCAGCCAACGCCTCTGTCATCCTCAATGTGCAAT TTAAGCCGGAGATTGCCCAGGTCGGGGCCAAGTACCAAGAAGCTCAGGGCCAGGGCCTCCTCGTAGTTCTTTTTGCCTTGGTGCGTGCCAACCCACCTGCCAGTGTGACCTGGATCAATCAGGACGGGCCAGTGACTGTCAACACCTCAGACTTCCTGGTGCTGGATGCCCAGAATTACCGCTGGCTCACCAACCACACTGTGCAGCTGCAGCTTCGCAACCTGGCACACAACATCTCTCTGGTGGCCACCAATGACGTTGGTGTCACCAGTGCCTCGCTTCCAGCCCAAG GCCCCTCCCGGCGCCCATCTCTGCTCTCTAG TGACTCCAACAACCTGAAACTCAACAATGTGCGTCTGCCACGGGAGAACATGTCCCTCCCGTCCAACCTTCAGCTCAACGACCTCACTCCAGATTACAGAG CAGGGAAACCAGCAGACCGGCAGATGGCTTGGAACAACCGCAGGCCAGAGCTGGATTCAGAGACTGGCGGCCTCCTTACCAGCCAAG GTTTCATCCGACTCCCAATGCTGAGCTACATCTATCGAGTGTCCAGTGTGAGCAGTGATGAGATCTGGCTCTGA
- the TMEM25 gene encoding transmembrane protein 25 isoform X4, with translation MALPGRAPVLPHTLLLLPALLSSGWGELAPQIDGQAWAERVLRENERHPFTCRVAGGPGIPQLAWYLDGQLQEASTSRLLSVGGEAFSGGTSTFTVTAHRAQHELNCSLQDLSSSQSANASVILNVQFKPEIAQVGAKYQEAQGQGLLVVLFALVRANPPASVTWINQDGPVTVNTSDFLVLDAQNYRWLTNHTVQLQLRNLAHNISLVATNDVGVTSASLPAQGLLATQVEVPVLGIIVAGGLSLGTLVAFSTLVACLVCRKEKKTKGPSRRPSLLSSDSNNLKLNNVRLPRENMSLPSNLQLNDLTPDYRGKPADRQMAWNNRRPELDSETGGLLTSQAP, from the exons ATGGCACTGCCTGGGCGCGCACCTGTTCTCCCGCACACACTGCTGCTCCTGCCAGCCCTCCTGAGCTCAG GTTGGGGGGAGTTGGCGCCACAAATCGATGGCCAGGCCTGGGCTGAGCGGGTACTTCGGGAGAATGAACGCCACCCCTTCACCTGCCGAGTGGCAGGGGGTCCTGGCATTCCCCAATTGGCCTGGTACCTGGATGGACAGCTGCAGGAGGCCAGCACCTCAAGACTGCTGAGTGTGGGCGGGGAGGCCTTTTCTGGAGGCACCAGCACCTTCACTGTCACTGCCCATCGGGCCCAGCATGAGCTCAACTGTTCCCTGCAGGACCTCAGCAGTAGCCAGTCAGCCAACGCCTCTGTCATCCTCAATGTGCAAT TTAAGCCGGAGATTGCCCAGGTCGGGGCCAAGTACCAAGAAGCTCAGGGCCAGGGCCTCCTCGTAGTTCTTTTTGCCTTGGTGCGTGCCAACCCACCTGCCAGTGTGACCTGGATCAATCAGGACGGGCCAGTGACTGTCAACACCTCAGACTTCCTGGTGCTGGATGCCCAGAATTACCGCTGGCTCACCAACCACACTGTGCAGCTGCAGCTTCGCAACCTGGCACACAACATCTCTCTGGTGGCCACCAATGACGTTGGTGTCACCAGTGCCTCGCTTCCAGCCCAAG GACTCCTGGCCACTCAGGTAGAAGTGCCAGTGCTGGGCATCATTGTGGCTGGAGGGCTATCCCTGGGCACCCTGGTGGCATTCAGCACTTTGGTGGCCTGCCTGGTAtgcaggaaagagaagaaaaccaaaG GCCCCTCCCGGCGCCCATCTCTGCTCTCTAG TGACTCCAACAACCTGAAACTCAACAATGTGCGTCTGCCACGGGAGAACATGTCCCTCCCGTCCAACCTTCAGCTCAACGACCTCACTCCAGATTACAGAG GGAAACCAGCAGACCGGCAGATGGCTTGGAACAACCGCAGGCCAGAGCTGGATTCAGAGACTGGCGGCCTCCTTACCAGCCAAG ctccttag
- the TMEM25 gene encoding transmembrane protein 25 isoform X3 has protein sequence MALPGRAPVLPHTLLLLPALLSSGWGELAPQIDGQAWAERVLRENERHPFTCRVAGGPGIPQLAWYLDGQLQEASTSRLLSVGGEAFSGGTSTFTVTAHRAQHELNCSLQDLSSSQSANASVILNVQFKPEIAQVGAKYQEAQGQGLLVVLFALVRANPPASVTWINQDGPVTVNTSDFLVLDAQNYRWLTNHTVQLQLRNLAHNISLVATNDVGVTSASLPAQGLLATQVEVPVLGIIVAGGLSLGTLVAFSTLVACLVCRKEKKTKGPSRRPSLLSSDSNNLKLNNVRLPRENMSLPSNLQLNDLTPDYRAGKPADRQMAWNNRRPELDSETGGLLTSQAP, from the exons ATGGCACTGCCTGGGCGCGCACCTGTTCTCCCGCACACACTGCTGCTCCTGCCAGCCCTCCTGAGCTCAG GTTGGGGGGAGTTGGCGCCACAAATCGATGGCCAGGCCTGGGCTGAGCGGGTACTTCGGGAGAATGAACGCCACCCCTTCACCTGCCGAGTGGCAGGGGGTCCTGGCATTCCCCAATTGGCCTGGTACCTGGATGGACAGCTGCAGGAGGCCAGCACCTCAAGACTGCTGAGTGTGGGCGGGGAGGCCTTTTCTGGAGGCACCAGCACCTTCACTGTCACTGCCCATCGGGCCCAGCATGAGCTCAACTGTTCCCTGCAGGACCTCAGCAGTAGCCAGTCAGCCAACGCCTCTGTCATCCTCAATGTGCAAT TTAAGCCGGAGATTGCCCAGGTCGGGGCCAAGTACCAAGAAGCTCAGGGCCAGGGCCTCCTCGTAGTTCTTTTTGCCTTGGTGCGTGCCAACCCACCTGCCAGTGTGACCTGGATCAATCAGGACGGGCCAGTGACTGTCAACACCTCAGACTTCCTGGTGCTGGATGCCCAGAATTACCGCTGGCTCACCAACCACACTGTGCAGCTGCAGCTTCGCAACCTGGCACACAACATCTCTCTGGTGGCCACCAATGACGTTGGTGTCACCAGTGCCTCGCTTCCAGCCCAAG GACTCCTGGCCACTCAGGTAGAAGTGCCAGTGCTGGGCATCATTGTGGCTGGAGGGCTATCCCTGGGCACCCTGGTGGCATTCAGCACTTTGGTGGCCTGCCTGGTAtgcaggaaagagaagaaaaccaaaG GCCCCTCCCGGCGCCCATCTCTGCTCTCTAG TGACTCCAACAACCTGAAACTCAACAATGTGCGTCTGCCACGGGAGAACATGTCCCTCCCGTCCAACCTTCAGCTCAACGACCTCACTCCAGATTACAGAG CAGGGAAACCAGCAGACCGGCAGATGGCTTGGAACAACCGCAGGCCAGAGCTGGATTCAGAGACTGGCGGCCTCCTTACCAGCCAAG ctccttag
- the TMEM25 gene encoding transmembrane protein 25 isoform X6, producing the protein MALPGRAPVLPHTLLLLPALLSSGWGELAPQIDGQAWAERVLRENERHPFTCRVAGGPGIPQLAWYLDGQLQEASTSRLLSVGGEAFSGGTSTFTVTAHRAQHELNCSLQDLSSSQSANASVILNVQFKPEIAQVGAKYQEAQGQGLLVVLFALVRANPPASVTWINQDGPVTVNTSDFLVLDAQNYRWLTNHTVQLQLRNLAHNISLVATNDVGVTSASLPAQGPSRRPSLLSSDSNNLKLNNVRLPRENMSLPSNLQLNDLTPDYRGKPADRQMAWNNRRPELDSETGGLLTSQGFIRLPMLSYIYRVSSVSSDEIWL; encoded by the exons ATGGCACTGCCTGGGCGCGCACCTGTTCTCCCGCACACACTGCTGCTCCTGCCAGCCCTCCTGAGCTCAG GTTGGGGGGAGTTGGCGCCACAAATCGATGGCCAGGCCTGGGCTGAGCGGGTACTTCGGGAGAATGAACGCCACCCCTTCACCTGCCGAGTGGCAGGGGGTCCTGGCATTCCCCAATTGGCCTGGTACCTGGATGGACAGCTGCAGGAGGCCAGCACCTCAAGACTGCTGAGTGTGGGCGGGGAGGCCTTTTCTGGAGGCACCAGCACCTTCACTGTCACTGCCCATCGGGCCCAGCATGAGCTCAACTGTTCCCTGCAGGACCTCAGCAGTAGCCAGTCAGCCAACGCCTCTGTCATCCTCAATGTGCAAT TTAAGCCGGAGATTGCCCAGGTCGGGGCCAAGTACCAAGAAGCTCAGGGCCAGGGCCTCCTCGTAGTTCTTTTTGCCTTGGTGCGTGCCAACCCACCTGCCAGTGTGACCTGGATCAATCAGGACGGGCCAGTGACTGTCAACACCTCAGACTTCCTGGTGCTGGATGCCCAGAATTACCGCTGGCTCACCAACCACACTGTGCAGCTGCAGCTTCGCAACCTGGCACACAACATCTCTCTGGTGGCCACCAATGACGTTGGTGTCACCAGTGCCTCGCTTCCAGCCCAAG GCCCCTCCCGGCGCCCATCTCTGCTCTCTAG TGACTCCAACAACCTGAAACTCAACAATGTGCGTCTGCCACGGGAGAACATGTCCCTCCCGTCCAACCTTCAGCTCAACGACCTCACTCCAGATTACAGAG GGAAACCAGCAGACCGGCAGATGGCTTGGAACAACCGCAGGCCAGAGCTGGATTCAGAGACTGGCGGCCTCCTTACCAGCCAAG GTTTCATCCGACTCCCAATGCTGAGCTACATCTATCGAGTGTCCAGTGTGAGCAGTGATGAGATCTGGCTCTGA